From Coffea arabica cultivar ET-39 chromosome 9c, Coffea Arabica ET-39 HiFi, whole genome shotgun sequence, one genomic window encodes:
- the LOC113707894 gene encoding potassium transporter 11-like isoform X1, which translates to MASGMEIDEEHETKGSMWVLDQKLDQPMDEEAGRLRNMYREKKFSSILLLRLAFQSLGVVYGDLGTSPLYVFYNTFPKKIDDPEDVIGALSLIIYSLTLIPLLKYVFIVCRANDNGQGGTFALYSLLCRHAKVKTIPNQHRTDEELTTYSRSTFNENSFAEKTKKWLEAQDLRKNALLLLVLAGTCMVIGDGILTPAISVLSASGGIKVNNPKMENGMVVLVAVVILVGLFSMQHYGTDKVGWLFAPIVLLWFLLIGGIGIFNIWKYDSSVLRAFSPVHIYRYFRRQKRDGWSSLGGIMLSITGTEALFADLAHFPVSAIQLAFTVVVFPCLLLAYSGQAAYLMQNTDHVVDVFYRSIPESIYWPTFIIATLAAVVASQATISASFSLIKQAVALGCFPRVKVVHTSKNFLGQVYIPDMNWILMILCIAVTVGFKNQIQIGNAYGTAVVIVMLTTTLLMMLIMLLVWHCHWILALIFTILSLVVEGTYFSAVLLKVDQGGWVPLVIAGAFLGIMVVWHYGTVKRYEFEMHSKVSMAWVLGLGPSLGLVRVPGIGLVYTELASGVPRIFSHFITNLPAIHSAVVFVCVKYLPVYTVPEDERFLVKRIGPKSFHMFRCVARYGYKDLHRKDDDFEKKLFDNLFLFVRLESMMEGCSDSDEYSLYGQQTQQSRDFLLKDNLNTSTSVADLTISSVDSIVPVKSPLNATPTVSSGPESSQTEVDELEFLNSCREAGVVHILGNTIVRARRDSRFYKKIAIDYVYAFLRKICRENSAIFNVPHESLLNVGQIFYV; encoded by the exons ATGGCTTCTGGGATGGAAATTGATGAAGAACATGAAACTAAAGGCAGCATGTGGGTTCTGGACCAGAAACTTGATCAGCCTATGGATGAGGAGGCTGGAAGATTGCGGAATATGTATAGAGAGAAG AAATTCTCGTCAATTCTGCTATTGCGGCTCGCATTTCAGAGTTTGGGAGTAGTGTATGGAGACCTGGGAACATCTCCCTTATATGTTTTCTATAACACTTTTCCAAAGAAAATAGATGATCCTGAGGATGTTATCGGCGCACTTTCATTGATCATATATTCACTCACACTTATCCCGCTCCTCAAATACGTTTTCATCGTCTGTAGAGCGAATGACAATGGTCAAG GTGGAACTTTTGCTCTTTACTCATTGCTCTGCCGACATGCAAAGGTGAAAACAATTCCCAACCAGCACCGTACTGATGAGGAGCTCACGACTTATAGCCGCAGTACATTTAATGAGAATTCATTTgctgaaaaaacaaaaaaatggttGGAGGCACAAGACTTAAGAAAAAATGCCCTTCTCTTACTAGTGCTTGCCGGCACTTGCATGGTTATTGGGGATGGTATTCTCACTCCGGCTATATCAG TTCTTTCAGCTTCAGGTGGAATCAAGGTGAATAATCCGAAGATGGAAAATG GTATGGTTGTGCTGGTCGCTGTTGTAATATTGGTAGGTTTATTCAGTATGCAGCATTATGGTACAGATAAGGTTGGCTGGCTATTTGCTCCAATTGTGCTGCTCTGGTTTCTCTTGATTGGAGGCATTGGCATCTTTAACATATGGAAGTATGATAGTTCTGTTTTGAGGGCCTTCTCACCTGTTCACATCTATCGGTACTTTAGAAGGCAAAAAAGAGATGGATGGAGCTCACTTGGTGGAATTATGCTCAGTATTACAG GCACAGAAGCACTTTTTGCTGATCTTGCCCATTTTCCAGTTTCAGCTATACAGCTCGCTTTTACAGTAGTAGTATTTCCTTGCCTTCTTTTAGCCTATTCTGGACAAGCAGCCTACCTCATGCAAAATACAGATCACGTTGTTGATGTATTCTATCGCTCTATACCAG AGAGCATATACTGGCCCACATTTATCATTGCAACTTTAGCTGCTGTTGTTGCTAGTCAAGCCACCATATCTGCATCATTTTCTTTAATCAAGCAGGCTGTTGCTCTTGGATGTTTCCCGAGAGTAAAGGTTGTGCATACATCAAAGAACTTTCTTGGACAGGTATACATTCCTGATATGAATTGGATCCTTATGATCCTTTGCATTGCTGTGACTGTTGGATTCAAGAATCAAATCCAGATTGGCAATGCTTATG GGACAGCTGTTGTGATAGTCATGCTAACAACCACACTGCTGATGATGCTAATAATGCTGTTAGTTTGGCACTGCCACTGGATTCTTGCACTAATTTTCACCATCCTATCTCTGGTGGTTGAGGGTACCTACTTCTCTGCTGTACTCTTGAAGGTTGATCAAGGTGGCTGGGTTCCACTGGTGATTGCTGGAGCTTTTCTTGGCATCATGGTTGTCTGGCATTACGGTACTGTCAAACGTTATGAATTTGAGATGCACAGTAAGGTCTCTATGGCATGGGTTCTTGGCCTTGGTCCCAGCCTAGGACTGGTCCGCGTGCCTGGCATAGGACTGGTATACACTGAGCTGGCAAGTGGAGTTCCACGCATATTTTCACACTTCATAACAAACTTACCTGCTATACATTCAGCAGTTGTGTTTGTCTGCGTGAAGTACCTCCCAGTCTACACAGTACCGGAAGATGAACGTTTTCTTGTCAAACGGATCGGACCAAAGAGCTTTCACATGTTCCGCTGCGTTGCTAGATATGGTTACAAGGACCTTCACAGGAAGGATgatgattttgagaaaaagctATTTGACAACCTCTTTCTGTTTGTTCGGCTTGAGTCGATGATGGAAGGATGCTCAGACTCAGACGAGTACAGCCTATATGGACAGCAGACTCAGCAGTCGAGAGATTTTCTATTGAAGGATAATCTGAATACATCTACATCTGTTGCTGACCTCACTATATCATCCGTTGACTCTATTGTACCCGTCAAATCTCCATTGAATGCAACTCCCACCGTGTCATCAGGGCCAGAAAGCAGCCAAACCGAAGTAGACGAGTTGGAGTTCTTGAATAGTTGTAGAGAAGCTGGTGTGGTGCACATACTTGGGAACACGATCGTTAGAGCAAGAAGGGATTCTAGGTTCTATAAGAAAATTGCTATAGATTATGTGTATGCGTTTCTCAGGAAGATATGCAGGGAAAACAGTGCTATATTTAACGTTCCTCATGAGAGCCTACTGAACGTTGGACAAATATTCTATGtatga
- the LOC113707894 gene encoding potassium transporter 11-like isoform X2 translates to MASGMEIDEEHETKGSMWVLDQKLDQPMDEEAGRLRNMYREKKFSSILLLRLAFQSLGVVYGDLGTSPLYVFYNTFPKKIDDPEDVIGALSLIIYSLTLIPLLKYVFIVCRANDNGQGGTFALYSLLCRHAKVKTIPNQHRTDEELTTYSRSTFNENSFAEKTKKWLEAQDLRKNALLLLVLAGTCMVIGDGILTPAISVLSASGGIKVNNPKMENGMVVLVAVVILVGLFSMQHYGTDKVGWLFAPIVLLWFLLIGGIGIFNIWKYDSSVLRAFSPVHIYRYFRRQKRDGWSSLGGIMLSITESIYWPTFIIATLAAVVASQATISASFSLIKQAVALGCFPRVKVVHTSKNFLGQVYIPDMNWILMILCIAVTVGFKNQIQIGNAYGTAVVIVMLTTTLLMMLIMLLVWHCHWILALIFTILSLVVEGTYFSAVLLKVDQGGWVPLVIAGAFLGIMVVWHYGTVKRYEFEMHSKVSMAWVLGLGPSLGLVRVPGIGLVYTELASGVPRIFSHFITNLPAIHSAVVFVCVKYLPVYTVPEDERFLVKRIGPKSFHMFRCVARYGYKDLHRKDDDFEKKLFDNLFLFVRLESMMEGCSDSDEYSLYGQQTQQSRDFLLKDNLNTSTSVADLTISSVDSIVPVKSPLNATPTVSSGPESSQTEVDELEFLNSCREAGVVHILGNTIVRARRDSRFYKKIAIDYVYAFLRKICRENSAIFNVPHESLLNVGQIFYV, encoded by the exons ATGGCTTCTGGGATGGAAATTGATGAAGAACATGAAACTAAAGGCAGCATGTGGGTTCTGGACCAGAAACTTGATCAGCCTATGGATGAGGAGGCTGGAAGATTGCGGAATATGTATAGAGAGAAG AAATTCTCGTCAATTCTGCTATTGCGGCTCGCATTTCAGAGTTTGGGAGTAGTGTATGGAGACCTGGGAACATCTCCCTTATATGTTTTCTATAACACTTTTCCAAAGAAAATAGATGATCCTGAGGATGTTATCGGCGCACTTTCATTGATCATATATTCACTCACACTTATCCCGCTCCTCAAATACGTTTTCATCGTCTGTAGAGCGAATGACAATGGTCAAG GTGGAACTTTTGCTCTTTACTCATTGCTCTGCCGACATGCAAAGGTGAAAACAATTCCCAACCAGCACCGTACTGATGAGGAGCTCACGACTTATAGCCGCAGTACATTTAATGAGAATTCATTTgctgaaaaaacaaaaaaatggttGGAGGCACAAGACTTAAGAAAAAATGCCCTTCTCTTACTAGTGCTTGCCGGCACTTGCATGGTTATTGGGGATGGTATTCTCACTCCGGCTATATCAG TTCTTTCAGCTTCAGGTGGAATCAAGGTGAATAATCCGAAGATGGAAAATG GTATGGTTGTGCTGGTCGCTGTTGTAATATTGGTAGGTTTATTCAGTATGCAGCATTATGGTACAGATAAGGTTGGCTGGCTATTTGCTCCAATTGTGCTGCTCTGGTTTCTCTTGATTGGAGGCATTGGCATCTTTAACATATGGAAGTATGATAGTTCTGTTTTGAGGGCCTTCTCACCTGTTCACATCTATCGGTACTTTAGAAGGCAAAAAAGAGATGGATGGAGCTCACTTGGTGGAATTATGCTCAGTATTACAG AGAGCATATACTGGCCCACATTTATCATTGCAACTTTAGCTGCTGTTGTTGCTAGTCAAGCCACCATATCTGCATCATTTTCTTTAATCAAGCAGGCTGTTGCTCTTGGATGTTTCCCGAGAGTAAAGGTTGTGCATACATCAAAGAACTTTCTTGGACAGGTATACATTCCTGATATGAATTGGATCCTTATGATCCTTTGCATTGCTGTGACTGTTGGATTCAAGAATCAAATCCAGATTGGCAATGCTTATG GGACAGCTGTTGTGATAGTCATGCTAACAACCACACTGCTGATGATGCTAATAATGCTGTTAGTTTGGCACTGCCACTGGATTCTTGCACTAATTTTCACCATCCTATCTCTGGTGGTTGAGGGTACCTACTTCTCTGCTGTACTCTTGAAGGTTGATCAAGGTGGCTGGGTTCCACTGGTGATTGCTGGAGCTTTTCTTGGCATCATGGTTGTCTGGCATTACGGTACTGTCAAACGTTATGAATTTGAGATGCACAGTAAGGTCTCTATGGCATGGGTTCTTGGCCTTGGTCCCAGCCTAGGACTGGTCCGCGTGCCTGGCATAGGACTGGTATACACTGAGCTGGCAAGTGGAGTTCCACGCATATTTTCACACTTCATAACAAACTTACCTGCTATACATTCAGCAGTTGTGTTTGTCTGCGTGAAGTACCTCCCAGTCTACACAGTACCGGAAGATGAACGTTTTCTTGTCAAACGGATCGGACCAAAGAGCTTTCACATGTTCCGCTGCGTTGCTAGATATGGTTACAAGGACCTTCACAGGAAGGATgatgattttgagaaaaagctATTTGACAACCTCTTTCTGTTTGTTCGGCTTGAGTCGATGATGGAAGGATGCTCAGACTCAGACGAGTACAGCCTATATGGACAGCAGACTCAGCAGTCGAGAGATTTTCTATTGAAGGATAATCTGAATACATCTACATCTGTTGCTGACCTCACTATATCATCCGTTGACTCTATTGTACCCGTCAAATCTCCATTGAATGCAACTCCCACCGTGTCATCAGGGCCAGAAAGCAGCCAAACCGAAGTAGACGAGTTGGAGTTCTTGAATAGTTGTAGAGAAGCTGGTGTGGTGCACATACTTGGGAACACGATCGTTAGAGCAAGAAGGGATTCTAGGTTCTATAAGAAAATTGCTATAGATTATGTGTATGCGTTTCTCAGGAAGATATGCAGGGAAAACAGTGCTATATTTAACGTTCCTCATGAGAGCCTACTGAACGTTGGACAAATATTCTATGtatga
- the LOC113707894 gene encoding potassium transporter 11-like isoform X3: MTKMSHNRGQENLATSCGTFALYSLLCRHAKVKTIPNQHRTDEELTTYSRSTFNENSFAEKTKKWLEAQDLRKNALLLLVLAGTCMVIGDGILTPAISVLSASGGIKVNNPKMENGMVVLVAVVILVGLFSMQHYGTDKVGWLFAPIVLLWFLLIGGIGIFNIWKYDSSVLRAFSPVHIYRYFRRQKRDGWSSLGGIMLSITGTEALFADLAHFPVSAIQLAFTVVVFPCLLLAYSGQAAYLMQNTDHVVDVFYRSIPESIYWPTFIIATLAAVVASQATISASFSLIKQAVALGCFPRVKVVHTSKNFLGQVYIPDMNWILMILCIAVTVGFKNQIQIGNAYGTAVVIVMLTTTLLMMLIMLLVWHCHWILALIFTILSLVVEGTYFSAVLLKVDQGGWVPLVIAGAFLGIMVVWHYGTVKRYEFEMHSKVSMAWVLGLGPSLGLVRVPGIGLVYTELASGVPRIFSHFITNLPAIHSAVVFVCVKYLPVYTVPEDERFLVKRIGPKSFHMFRCVARYGYKDLHRKDDDFEKKLFDNLFLFVRLESMMEGCSDSDEYSLYGQQTQQSRDFLLKDNLNTSTSVADLTISSVDSIVPVKSPLNATPTVSSGPESSQTEVDELEFLNSCREAGVVHILGNTIVRARRDSRFYKKIAIDYVYAFLRKICRENSAIFNVPHESLLNVGQIFYV, translated from the exons ATGACCAAGATGTCACACAACAGGGGTCAAGAAAACCTTGCCACCAGTT GTGGAACTTTTGCTCTTTACTCATTGCTCTGCCGACATGCAAAGGTGAAAACAATTCCCAACCAGCACCGTACTGATGAGGAGCTCACGACTTATAGCCGCAGTACATTTAATGAGAATTCATTTgctgaaaaaacaaaaaaatggttGGAGGCACAAGACTTAAGAAAAAATGCCCTTCTCTTACTAGTGCTTGCCGGCACTTGCATGGTTATTGGGGATGGTATTCTCACTCCGGCTATATCAG TTCTTTCAGCTTCAGGTGGAATCAAGGTGAATAATCCGAAGATGGAAAATG GTATGGTTGTGCTGGTCGCTGTTGTAATATTGGTAGGTTTATTCAGTATGCAGCATTATGGTACAGATAAGGTTGGCTGGCTATTTGCTCCAATTGTGCTGCTCTGGTTTCTCTTGATTGGAGGCATTGGCATCTTTAACATATGGAAGTATGATAGTTCTGTTTTGAGGGCCTTCTCACCTGTTCACATCTATCGGTACTTTAGAAGGCAAAAAAGAGATGGATGGAGCTCACTTGGTGGAATTATGCTCAGTATTACAG GCACAGAAGCACTTTTTGCTGATCTTGCCCATTTTCCAGTTTCAGCTATACAGCTCGCTTTTACAGTAGTAGTATTTCCTTGCCTTCTTTTAGCCTATTCTGGACAAGCAGCCTACCTCATGCAAAATACAGATCACGTTGTTGATGTATTCTATCGCTCTATACCAG AGAGCATATACTGGCCCACATTTATCATTGCAACTTTAGCTGCTGTTGTTGCTAGTCAAGCCACCATATCTGCATCATTTTCTTTAATCAAGCAGGCTGTTGCTCTTGGATGTTTCCCGAGAGTAAAGGTTGTGCATACATCAAAGAACTTTCTTGGACAGGTATACATTCCTGATATGAATTGGATCCTTATGATCCTTTGCATTGCTGTGACTGTTGGATTCAAGAATCAAATCCAGATTGGCAATGCTTATG GGACAGCTGTTGTGATAGTCATGCTAACAACCACACTGCTGATGATGCTAATAATGCTGTTAGTTTGGCACTGCCACTGGATTCTTGCACTAATTTTCACCATCCTATCTCTGGTGGTTGAGGGTACCTACTTCTCTGCTGTACTCTTGAAGGTTGATCAAGGTGGCTGGGTTCCACTGGTGATTGCTGGAGCTTTTCTTGGCATCATGGTTGTCTGGCATTACGGTACTGTCAAACGTTATGAATTTGAGATGCACAGTAAGGTCTCTATGGCATGGGTTCTTGGCCTTGGTCCCAGCCTAGGACTGGTCCGCGTGCCTGGCATAGGACTGGTATACACTGAGCTGGCAAGTGGAGTTCCACGCATATTTTCACACTTCATAACAAACTTACCTGCTATACATTCAGCAGTTGTGTTTGTCTGCGTGAAGTACCTCCCAGTCTACACAGTACCGGAAGATGAACGTTTTCTTGTCAAACGGATCGGACCAAAGAGCTTTCACATGTTCCGCTGCGTTGCTAGATATGGTTACAAGGACCTTCACAGGAAGGATgatgattttgagaaaaagctATTTGACAACCTCTTTCTGTTTGTTCGGCTTGAGTCGATGATGGAAGGATGCTCAGACTCAGACGAGTACAGCCTATATGGACAGCAGACTCAGCAGTCGAGAGATTTTCTATTGAAGGATAATCTGAATACATCTACATCTGTTGCTGACCTCACTATATCATCCGTTGACTCTATTGTACCCGTCAAATCTCCATTGAATGCAACTCCCACCGTGTCATCAGGGCCAGAAAGCAGCCAAACCGAAGTAGACGAGTTGGAGTTCTTGAATAGTTGTAGAGAAGCTGGTGTGGTGCACATACTTGGGAACACGATCGTTAGAGCAAGAAGGGATTCTAGGTTCTATAAGAAAATTGCTATAGATTATGTGTATGCGTTTCTCAGGAAGATATGCAGGGAAAACAGTGCTATATTTAACGTTCCTCATGAGAGCCTACTGAACGTTGGACAAATATTCTATGtatga
- the LOC113707894 gene encoding potassium transporter 11-like isoform X4 — translation MVIGDGILTPAISVLSASGGIKVNNPKMENGMVVLVAVVILVGLFSMQHYGTDKVGWLFAPIVLLWFLLIGGIGIFNIWKYDSSVLRAFSPVHIYRYFRRQKRDGWSSLGGIMLSITGTEALFADLAHFPVSAIQLAFTVVVFPCLLLAYSGQAAYLMQNTDHVVDVFYRSIPESIYWPTFIIATLAAVVASQATISASFSLIKQAVALGCFPRVKVVHTSKNFLGQVYIPDMNWILMILCIAVTVGFKNQIQIGNAYGTAVVIVMLTTTLLMMLIMLLVWHCHWILALIFTILSLVVEGTYFSAVLLKVDQGGWVPLVIAGAFLGIMVVWHYGTVKRYEFEMHSKVSMAWVLGLGPSLGLVRVPGIGLVYTELASGVPRIFSHFITNLPAIHSAVVFVCVKYLPVYTVPEDERFLVKRIGPKSFHMFRCVARYGYKDLHRKDDDFEKKLFDNLFLFVRLESMMEGCSDSDEYSLYGQQTQQSRDFLLKDNLNTSTSVADLTISSVDSIVPVKSPLNATPTVSSGPESSQTEVDELEFLNSCREAGVVHILGNTIVRARRDSRFYKKIAIDYVYAFLRKICRENSAIFNVPHESLLNVGQIFYV, via the exons ATGGTTATTGGGGATGGTATTCTCACTCCGGCTATATCAG TTCTTTCAGCTTCAGGTGGAATCAAGGTGAATAATCCGAAGATGGAAAATG GTATGGTTGTGCTGGTCGCTGTTGTAATATTGGTAGGTTTATTCAGTATGCAGCATTATGGTACAGATAAGGTTGGCTGGCTATTTGCTCCAATTGTGCTGCTCTGGTTTCTCTTGATTGGAGGCATTGGCATCTTTAACATATGGAAGTATGATAGTTCTGTTTTGAGGGCCTTCTCACCTGTTCACATCTATCGGTACTTTAGAAGGCAAAAAAGAGATGGATGGAGCTCACTTGGTGGAATTATGCTCAGTATTACAG GCACAGAAGCACTTTTTGCTGATCTTGCCCATTTTCCAGTTTCAGCTATACAGCTCGCTTTTACAGTAGTAGTATTTCCTTGCCTTCTTTTAGCCTATTCTGGACAAGCAGCCTACCTCATGCAAAATACAGATCACGTTGTTGATGTATTCTATCGCTCTATACCAG AGAGCATATACTGGCCCACATTTATCATTGCAACTTTAGCTGCTGTTGTTGCTAGTCAAGCCACCATATCTGCATCATTTTCTTTAATCAAGCAGGCTGTTGCTCTTGGATGTTTCCCGAGAGTAAAGGTTGTGCATACATCAAAGAACTTTCTTGGACAGGTATACATTCCTGATATGAATTGGATCCTTATGATCCTTTGCATTGCTGTGACTGTTGGATTCAAGAATCAAATCCAGATTGGCAATGCTTATG GGACAGCTGTTGTGATAGTCATGCTAACAACCACACTGCTGATGATGCTAATAATGCTGTTAGTTTGGCACTGCCACTGGATTCTTGCACTAATTTTCACCATCCTATCTCTGGTGGTTGAGGGTACCTACTTCTCTGCTGTACTCTTGAAGGTTGATCAAGGTGGCTGGGTTCCACTGGTGATTGCTGGAGCTTTTCTTGGCATCATGGTTGTCTGGCATTACGGTACTGTCAAACGTTATGAATTTGAGATGCACAGTAAGGTCTCTATGGCATGGGTTCTTGGCCTTGGTCCCAGCCTAGGACTGGTCCGCGTGCCTGGCATAGGACTGGTATACACTGAGCTGGCAAGTGGAGTTCCACGCATATTTTCACACTTCATAACAAACTTACCTGCTATACATTCAGCAGTTGTGTTTGTCTGCGTGAAGTACCTCCCAGTCTACACAGTACCGGAAGATGAACGTTTTCTTGTCAAACGGATCGGACCAAAGAGCTTTCACATGTTCCGCTGCGTTGCTAGATATGGTTACAAGGACCTTCACAGGAAGGATgatgattttgagaaaaagctATTTGACAACCTCTTTCTGTTTGTTCGGCTTGAGTCGATGATGGAAGGATGCTCAGACTCAGACGAGTACAGCCTATATGGACAGCAGACTCAGCAGTCGAGAGATTTTCTATTGAAGGATAATCTGAATACATCTACATCTGTTGCTGACCTCACTATATCATCCGTTGACTCTATTGTACCCGTCAAATCTCCATTGAATGCAACTCCCACCGTGTCATCAGGGCCAGAAAGCAGCCAAACCGAAGTAGACGAGTTGGAGTTCTTGAATAGTTGTAGAGAAGCTGGTGTGGTGCACATACTTGGGAACACGATCGTTAGAGCAAGAAGGGATTCTAGGTTCTATAAGAAAATTGCTATAGATTATGTGTATGCGTTTCTCAGGAAGATATGCAGGGAAAACAGTGCTATATTTAACGTTCCTCATGAGAGCCTACTGAACGTTGGACAAATATTCTATGtatga